In Desulfosudis oleivorans Hxd3, the DNA window AACAGCCGGCCCTAAAAAAGAGAAAAAAATACTTGACAAGAGCCCTGGTCCTTGGTACTTTACCGGGATCAGCTTGATCTTTGAAAACTAAATAGTAACAGCATGCTTGGATGCGAACCCTAATTACACAATCGCTTCTGGCTTATGCCAGAGGCGTTTTAAGTTTAATTGGAGAGTTTGATCCTGGCTCAGATTGAACGCTGGCGGCGTGCTTAACACATGCAAGTCGTACGAGAAAGTTTCAGCTTGCTGAAACAAGTAAAGTGGCGCACGGGTGAGTAACGCGTGGGTAATCTGCCCCTGGGTTCGGGATAACCCGCCGAAAGGCGAGCTAATACCGGATAACATCTTTGACACCTCGGTGTTAAAGATCAAAGGTAGCCTCTACATGTAAGCTTCTGCCGAGGGATGAGCCCGCGTACCATTAGTTTGTTGGTGGGGTAACGGCTCACCAAGACGTTGATGGTTAGCTGGTCTGAGAGGATGATCAGCCACACTGGAACTGAGACACGGTCCAGACTCCTACGGGAGGCAGCAGTGAGGAATTTTGCGCAATGGGGGAAACCCTGACGCAGCAACGCCGCGTGAGTGATGAAGGCTCTTGGGTCGTAAAGCTCTGTCAAGTGGAAAGAAAATATGCATTATAAATAGTAGTGCGTATTGACGGTACCGCTAAAGGAAGCACCGGCTAACTCCGTGCCAGCAGCCGCGGTAATACGGGGGGTGCAAGCGTTAATCGGATTTATTGGGCGTAAAGGGCGCGCAGGCGGCCTGGTAAGTCAGATGTGAAAGCCCGGGGCTCAACCCCGGAAGTACATTTGAAACTATCAGGCTTGAGTATGGGAGAGGGAAGTGGAATTCCTGGTGTAGCGGTGAAATGCGTAGATATCAGGAGGAACACCGGTGGCGAAGGCGACTTCCTGGACCAATACTGACGCTGAGGCGCGAAGGCGTGGGTAGCAAACAGGATTAGATACCCTGGTAGTCCACGCAGTAAACGTTGATCACTAGGTGTAGCGGGTCTTTACCCCTGCTGTGCCGAAGCTAACGCATTAAGTGATCCGCCTGGGGAGTACGATCGCAAGGTTAAAACTCAAAGGAATTGACGGGGGCCCGCACAAGCGGTGGAGCATGTGGTTTAATTCGACGCAACGCGAAGAACCTTACCTGGATTTGACATCCCGGGAATTTCTATGAAAGTAGAAAGTGCCCTTCGGGGAACCCGGTGACAGGTGCTGCATGGCTGTCGTCAGCTCGTGTCGTGAGATGTTGGGTTAAGTCCCGCAACGAGCGCAACCCCTGTCTTTAGTTGCCATCATTCAGTTGGGCACTCTAAAGATACTGCCCCGGTTAACGGGGAGGAAGGTGGGGATGACGTCAAGTCCTCATGGCCCTTATGTCCAGGGCTACACACGTGCTACAATGGGCTGTACAAAGGGTTGCAAACTCGCGAGAGTGAGCCAATCCCAAAAAGCAGTTCTCAGTTCAGATTGGAGTCTGCAACTCGACTCCATGAAGTTGGAATCGCTAGTAATCGTGGATCAGCATGCCACGGTGAATACGTTCCCGGGCCTTGTACACACCGCCCGTCACACCATGAGAGTTGGTTGTACCCGAAGTTGCTGGGCCAACCCATTCGGGAGGCAGGTACCTAAGGTATGGCTGATGATTGGGGTGAAGTCGTAACAAGGTAGCCGTAGGGGAACCTGCGGCTGGATCACCTCCTTTCTAAGGAAAGAAAAAAAACCAACCTCGCATTTAAGCGCTGTTACTATTTAGTTTTGAGAGATCAAGCCTTTTTGGTTTTGTTCTTTTATATTACCGCAGCTAGACAGAAGGCTCGGCATGGTGCTAGGGACTGGCTGGAGAATTTCTGGTCTCTAGTATCCGGTATCTAGTATCTAGCTAGGGCCTGTAGCTCAGTCCGGTTAGAGCGCACGCCTGATAAGCGTGAGGTCGATGGTTCGATTCCATCCAGGCCCACCATCTGGAAAATAGAGACGCGATAGAAAGTGGAAGAACGCCTGGTTTGGAAAAACCGGGAATCGGTTTTGAAAAGATCGATCATCTTTGGTGTCTGATATTTCCTGTTGGCCTCTGAAACGGGGGTGTAGCTCAGCTGGGAGAGCGCCTGCCTTGCACGCAGGAGGTCATCGGTTCGAACCCGTTCACCTCCACCAGACTCGCTGGGTCGGTCAGTTCAGCACATTACTTTCAAAAAGTTGTGTGCTGAACTAACCGCTCAGATGCAAAAAAAGCGGTACGACAAGCAGTTCAATAAGAGCTGTTTTTCGATTTGTTCTTTGACAAGTAGAATGTGAACGCACAAAAGCGTTCATAGTGTTTTGGCAATACAATTTTGTGGCTAAGCTACTAAGGGCAAACGGTGGATGCCTTGGTGCCAAGATGCGATGAAAGACGTGGTAAGCTGCGATAAGCTTCGGGGAGCTGCTAAACAAGCTTTGATCCGGAGATTTCTGAATGGGGAAACCCGTCCTGAGTAATGTCGGGACATCTTCAGCTGAATACATAGGCTGTTGAGGCGAACGGAGTGAACTGAAACATCTCAGTAACTCCAGGAAAAGAAAACAAAAGTGATTCCCAGAGTAGCGGCGAGCGAAATGGGAACAGCCTAAACCGAGTATATGTAAGCCCGAAAGCGTTGTATACTCGGGGTTGTGGGACCTGATCGGATGGCGTTTCGGAGCCGTCGGAAAGTTACAAAACAGATTGTTAGTTGAACGGCCTGGAAAGGTCGACCATAGAAGGTGATAGTCCTGTAAGCGAAAACAATCTGTCTTTCTGGATCAGACACCCAAGTACCGCGGGACACGAGGAATCCTGTGGGAATTTGTGAGGACCATCTCATAAGGCTAAATAATCCTTGGCGACCGATAGTGAACAAGTACCGTGAGGGAAAGGTGAAAAGTACTCCAGTGAGGAGAGTGAAATAGTACCTGAAACCGTTTGCCTACAAGCAGTGGGAGCACGATGGGCATGGCCTTGCGCCCTGTCCCGTGTGACCGCGTGCCTTTTGCATAATGAGTCAGCGAGTTACTTTGTGTAGCGAGGTTAAGCCGTAAGGTGTAGCCGTAGCGAAAGCGAGTCTGAATAGGGCGAATTAGTTGCACGGAGTAGACCCGAAACCAGGTGATCTATCCATGGCCAGGGTGAAGCGCGAGTAAAATCGCGTGGAGGCCCGAACCGTTGTAGGTTGAAAACTGCTCGGATGAGCTGTGGATAGGGGTGAAAGGCCAATCAAACCTGGAGATAGCTGGTTCTCCCCGAAATATATTTAGGTATAGCCTTGCAAGTTGATTAACGGGGGTAGAGCACTGGATGGGCTAGGGGTCCTACCAGATTACCAAACCTAACCAAACTCCGAATACCGTTAATTTTATTGCAGGAGTCAGACTACGGGAGCTAAGTTCCGTGGTCGAGAGGGAAACAGCCCAGATCGCCAGCTAAGGTCCCCAAATGTAAGCTCAGTGGGAAAGGATGTGGAAATGCCCAGACAGCCAGGAGGTTGGCTTAGAAGCAGCCATCCTTTAAAGAAAGCGTAATAGCTCACTGGTCGAGTAGGTCTGTGCCGAAAATGTAACGGGGCTAAGCTTACTACCGAAGCTGCGAAATGAAATTTATTTCATTGGTAGGGGAGCATTGCCTGCGGGTTGAAGCATGACCGTAAGGACGTGTGGACTGCAGGGAAGAGAAGATGCTGACATGAGTAGCGATAAAGCAGGTGAAAAACCTGCTCGCCGGAAGCCTAAGGTTTCCTGAGTAAAGCTAATCTGCTCAGGGTTAGTCGATACCCTAAGCCGAGGCCGAAAGGCGTAGGCGATGGGAAACAGGTTAATATTCCTGTACCACCTAGTTATTGTTTGAACGATGGGGTGACGCAGGAGGGTAGGTCAGCCGCCGGATGGAAGTGGCGGTTTAAGCCGGTAGGCGGAGGGGATAGGCAAATCCGTTCCCTTGTTAACGCCGAGAGGTGATGAGGAGAGACGCAAGTCTCATAAACTGATTGAACCCATGCTGCCAAGAAAAACCTCTAAGTGAGATAACGGGTGATCGTACCGCAAACCGACACAGGTAGGCGGGGTGAGAATCCCAAGGCGCTTGAGATAACTCTGGTTAAGGAACTCGGCAAAATAACACCGTAACTTCGGGAGAAGGTGTGCCCTTATTATGTGAAACCCTTCGCGGGTCGAGCAGAAAAGGGTCGCAGAGAAATGGCGGGAGCGACTGTTTACTAAAAACACAGGACTCTGCTAAGTCGTAAGACGACGTATAGGGTCTGACGCCTGCCCGGTGCTGGAAGGTTAAGGGGAGATGTCATTCGTTTCGGCGGAGAAGCATTGAACCGAAGCCCCAGTAAACGGCGGCCGTAACTATAACGGTCCTAAGGTAGCGAAATTCCTTGTCGGGTAAGTTCCGACCTGCACGAATGGCGTAACGATTCCCGCACTGTCTCAACCAGGGACTCAGCGAAATTGTATTGGCGGTGAAGATGCCGTCTACCCGCGAAAAGACGGAAAGACCCCGGCACCTTTACTATAGCTTGACATTGGATCTTGAAATGGCTTGTGCAGGATAGGTGGGAGGCTTTGAAGCGGTAACGCCAGTTATCGTGGAGCCACCCTTGAAATACCACCCTGGCCATTTTGTGGTTCTAATTTCGACCCGTGATCCGGGCGAAAGACAGTGTCTGGTGGGTAGTTTGACTGGGGCGGTTGCCTCCTAAAGAGTAACGGAGGCGCGCAAAGGTTCCCTCAGGCTGATTGGAAACCAGCCATAGAGTGTAAAGGCATAAGGGAGCTTGACTGCGAGAGAGACATTTCGAGCAGGTACGAAAGTAGGTCTTAGTGATCCGGCGGTTCTGTATGGAAGGGCCGTCGCTCATCGGACAAAAGGTACGCCGGGGATAACAGGCTTATCGCATCCAAGAGTTCACATCGACGATGCGGTTTGGCACCTCGATGTCGGCTCATCACATCCTGGGGCTGGAGCAGGTCCCAAGGGTTCGGCTGTTCGCCGATTAAAGTGGTACGTGAGCTGGGTTTAAAACGTCGTGAGACAGTTTGGTCCCTATCTTTCGCGGGCGCAGGATATTTGAGAGGAGCTGTCCCTAGTACGAGAGGACCGGGATGGACAAACCAATGGTGGTCCAGTTGTCGCGCCAGCGGCATCGCTGGGTAGCTACGTTTGGAATGGATAACCGCTGAAAGCATCTAAGCGGGAAGCCAACCTCAAGATTAGATATCCCTCTGCATGGAGACATGCAGACTGAAGACCCCTTGAAGATGACAAGGTTGATAGGCCGGGTGTGTAAGCCCAGCAATGGGTTCAGCTTACCGGTACTAATTGGTCGTGAGGCTTAGCCACAATCTTTTGCCATATTTTCACTATGAACGTTTTACTGTGTTCATATTCTACTTGAATTGCTGTGATTTTTCGGTGGCCATGGCAAAGAGGAAACACCCGTTCCCATCCCGAACACGGAAGTTAAGCTCTTTAGCGCCGATGGTACTGCTCGGGAAGCTGGGCGGGAGAGTAGGTCGCTGCCGAAAATTTTTTATAAGCCCGGTGTCAGGTTTTTCTGGCACCGGGCTTTTTTTGTTTTCCAGCCGCAGGATTTACGATACGTAAGAGGATGCCATATCTTTCATGTCAAACAATGCGAGACCCGGGGGGCCGGTAGATGAACAACGATGCTCATGGATACGCCTTTAAAACAGGAAGGGTTGATCTTCTGAACCGGTGGTTTGAACGTATCGGCGGCGGGGCGTATCATTACCGGTGGGCCGTTCTTTTGTTGTGCGCCGTGCTCCTCTGTTGCGGGGCCTGGGCCGCTTCCCTCGTCCGGTTTGACAACAGCTTTAAATCCTATTTTGACCAGAACGATCCGGCCTACAAGGCCTTTTTGGAGTTCCGGGAGGTGTTCGGATCGGATGAAATCTCTTATATTCTCTACCAGGCCCCGGATGCCGCCCATGGCATATGGAACATGGAGGTAATGCAAAAGATAAGGGACCTCACCCGGCGGCTGAAACAGGAAGTGCCGTTTGTAAAGGAGGTCACCTCCCTTGCCAATGCCGAATTTGTTGAAGGGGTTGAAGGGGATCTGCTGGTGCATGATGTGCTGGAAGATTTTCCTGAAACCCAGGCGGCCCTTCTGGCCATTCGGCAGAAGATTTTAAACAAGCCGATATATATCAACGGCCTTGTCAGCCGGGACGGTACATACGGCGCGATTCTGGTGGAAATGGAAAAGGCCAGTGTCGACGCCCTGGAGGAGATACGGTTCGATCCCGGCAAGGGGGACGCCCTTGAGAATCTTTATCCCCAGGTCACTTATGACCGGATTGAAACGATTCTGGCCATGCCGGAATATGAGGGCATCCGGTTTTACCATACCGGTGATGTGCCTCTTAATGCCGCTTATAACCGGATCTCCCAGCAGGAAAGCACCCGGCTGGCCATCATTTCGTTTGCCGTGATCGGAGGGGTGCTGCTCTTTTTTTTCAGAAGCGTCCGGGGGGTTGCGGGCCCGCTGGTGGTGGTGCTGTGCGCCATGCTGGCAAGCGTGGGGTTCATGGCGGTTTTTTCATGGGACATGGACCTGATGTTTATCATGCTGCCGGCCCTGCTGGTGGCTGTTGGCGTGGCCGATGCCGTTCACGTCCTTTCCGAATTCAATATTTACTACCAAAAATACGGCGACAGAAAGGCGGCGGTCAAAAAGGCCCTCTTTCTTGTGGGCGTGCCGTGCCTGTTTACCAGCCTGACAACCATGGCCGGTTTTGCCTCCATGAGCATCTCTCCCATCAAGGCCATCAAACATTTTGCCATTTACAGTGCCGTGGGCGTGGGGGCCGCGTTTCTGCTCAGTGTAACGATGCTGGTGGTGTTCCTTTCCTTTGGCAGAAGAAGGAAAGAACCAGGCCGGCAGGACAGGCAGAACCGGGTATCCCATCTCGCGGCCGCTTTTCTGGGGGGGCTGGCCCGGTGTAATGTGCGATATAAGACAACGATCCTCGCCGGTTTTGCCGTCATCTTTGTACTTTCTCTGGCCGGCATGACACGCCTGCAGGTGGACTCCAACTTTATTTCCGAGTTTTCAAAAAGAGCCCCGATCCGGCAGGTCACCGAGCATGTGGACAGCGTCATGGGCGGATCCACCAGTTTCAGCTACGTGTTTGATTCCGGAACTCCGGACGGTGTGACGGATCCGGCGTTTTTGAAACGGATTGAAGCACTGCAACGGGCGGCAGAGAAAAAGCCGGTTGTCATGAAAGCCTACTCCGTGGTGGATATGATCAAGGATATCAACAGGGAGTTTCACAACGGCGATCCGTCATACTACCGGATTCCGGATACACAGGAGGAGGCTGCCCAGCTGCTGCTGGTCTATGAAATGTCCGGTGGCGAGGAACTGGACGATTACCTTTCCGGTGATTTTCAAAAGGCCCGCCTGGAGCTGCGATGCCAGGCCGTGGCCACCAGTCAATACAAAAGCATGGTGGATGAACTGGGCACGTTTCTGGTGTCGTCCGGCGCGGAAAAAGAGGACCTGCCGGTGCTGGCCGGCATGGGCACCCTGTGGCTGACGCTGCTGGACTATATTACCAAAAGCCAGATTATCGGCTTTCTGGTGGCCTTTTCCGTGATCGCCGGAATGATGTGCGTGGTGCTCGGTTCGGTTCGTGTGGGCCTGTTGTCGATGGTCCCCAATCTTACGCCGGTTGTCATTACCCTCGGCCTTATGGGGTGGGCCGGTATTCCCCTGGATTATGTGAAACTGCTGATCGCCAGCATTGCCATTGGTATCGCCGTGGATGACACGGTTCACATGGTCATCCGCTATCGTCATGAGTTCGCGCGGCACCGCAACTATCAGGAGGCCCTTCTGGCCGCCATGCTGGGGGTGGGCCGGGCCCTTCTTGTTACATCGGTGGTTCTTGTGGCCGGTTTTCTGGTGTTTACCGGTTCCATCATGCAGACCCTTTCCGACTTCGGCATCCTTGTGGCCTGCACCATTGCCGTGGCCCTGCTGGCCGATTTTTTACTTCTGCCGTCGCTGGTACTGACGTTAAAGCCCTTTGGCGAGGAAAACACAGTCTGACCTGTTTTTCTTCGCTCTGCCGATATTCTTCGGTTTGTAAATAACAAGCAGTACTGTTTTGTGCTGCAAAGAGAGGGATATCTTTTTTTGATGATTTTTCTGCCAGGTAAGGGGTTTTTACTCGTTTTTTCGGCAGATTTTCATCGTTTTGACAAACAGGTAAAAACAGGGGGCTCCTTTATATATATAATATTATATTTATTGACATTGCGGCCTGATTTAGGTACTGTTTTTTCTGCGACAACACCCACCCGATCGATGCTGTGAGCTGACCTTTTGATTTGACCGTCTCTTACGGTTTTGTTTCGCGGATTTTGTAATTAAATATCAAGAGCCTTTCCTGTTGTGAGGGCAGAGGCGGGAACATGTATTTGCAGATACATCAGGTCTCTGGTCAGCGACCATTTTTATTTTTTGATCGGCTTGATTTTGTGGTTTAAAGGGGGGAAGGCCCGGGGCGGGCTTTCCTCCCTTTTTTGTTTCTGACATTTCGGTGCCGGCTCCGGTATTGAGCCGGGCGTTGAACGAAAAAACCGGCAACATGTTAATATTCGGTGGAGCAGGAGTTGAGGGGAACATTATGGAAAAAGCCGTAAGTGCCAGACGCTGTGTTCGAAGAAAGATTGTCTCTGGAATCACAACAGGTGCATTGACTGTGGCGTTGTTGTGTTTAGCCGGAGTGCCGTCCGTTCTGTATGCCGCCGATCTTATGACGGTGTTCAACCAGGCATTGGAGAACGACCCCCGTTTCGTGGGTATGCGCCACGAAAGAGACGCGGAGCAGGAGCGGCTGCGCCAGGCGTGGGCCGGGGTCCTGCCCTCCCTGTCCGCGGAAGGGGTCCACAAGGAAACCGCCCAGGACATCGTCAGTTCCGATAATACGGTTTTTGGATCCGGCAGTTCTGATTTTCCCACCACTGAATATACCCTTTCCCTTACGCAGCCCCTGTTTAACCTTTCCTCCTTTATCAACATTCGTCGCGCCAGCGCCCTTGTCAGGGGTGCCGACCTGGAACTGGAGGCGGCCCGCCAGGAGCTGGCCGTGCGTGTGGCCCAAGCCTATTTCCATGCGCTGGCGGCCCGGGACCGGCTGACGGCCACGGCGGCCGAGGAGGCCGCGGTGGGCGGTCATTACGAACTGGTGAACGAACGGTTCAACCGGGGGCTCTCCACTCGAACGGAATATTATGACGCAAAGGCCCGGCTGGCCGATATAATGGCCAGGCGCCTGACAGCGGAAAGCGACCTGGATGATGCTTACCAGGCCCTTGCCGAAATTACCGGTTCTCCGGTGGAGGATCTTTCTCTGCTGCACGAGGAACTACCCCTGGTCTCGCCCGATCCCGTTGATGCCGACGCATGGATTGAGGCGGCGGTCAGGCAGAATCCGTCACTGGAGGCCGTGCGTCAGTCCGTGGCATCGGCCCGGCAGGAGGTCCGGCGCCAGCGGGCCGGCCACTACCCGAACGTGAACCTGGAAGCCAGCCACAACTGGCGTGAAACCGACGGTACCCTTTTCGGCGGCGGCAGCGAGGTGGAAACGTCCGAAATTCTGTTCCGGCTGAACGTGCCCCTCTACCAGGGCGGCATGGTGAACTCCCGCACCCGGGAGGCGATTTGTCGCATGAACGCCTTACTTCAGGAGGAATCGCGGCAGACCCGTGCCCTTCAACGTGAAACCCGGGCCGCCTTTTACGGCGTGGACAACGCCATTGAACGGGTCCGGTCCCTGAGAGATGCGGTAGAGGCCCAGCAACTGGCCCTGGAGGGAAAAAAGGAGGGGCACCGGTCCGGACTCTTTACGGTTCTGGCGGTTCTGGACGCGGAGCGGGATCTGTCGCTGGCCCGCCAGAACTATGCCATGGCCAGATACGACTACATCATCAACAGCCTGGTGCTCAAAAAAACCGTGGGTACGCTGGATGATGCCAATATTGCCGGCGTTAACGGCTGGCTGAGGAATGTTTCCGAGTAAACAGACGACTTAAAAGGAGACCTTTTGGGGTCTCCGGGGATGGACGCAATGCCGCGAATCAAGGTCGGTAGCAAGGCAGGGGAGAAGGACAAAAAGAAAAAACGCCGCGCAGCCCGCAAGGAGCGGCCCTTTCAGTTCGAGGCCCTGG includes these proteins:
- a CDS encoding TolC family outer membrane protein, which translates into the protein MEKAVSARRCVRRKIVSGITTGALTVALLCLAGVPSVLYAADLMTVFNQALENDPRFVGMRHERDAEQERLRQAWAGVLPSLSAEGVHKETAQDIVSSDNTVFGSGSSDFPTTEYTLSLTQPLFNLSSFINIRRASALVRGADLELEAARQELAVRVAQAYFHALAARDRLTATAAEEAAVGGHYELVNERFNRGLSTRTEYYDAKARLADIMARRLTAESDLDDAYQALAEITGSPVEDLSLLHEELPLVSPDPVDADAWIEAAVRQNPSLEAVRQSVASARQEVRRQRAGHYPNVNLEASHNWRETDGTLFGGGSEVETSEILFRLNVPLYQGGMVNSRTREAICRMNALLQEESRQTRALQRETRAAFYGVDNAIERVRSLRDAVEAQQLALEGKKEGHRSGLFTVLAVLDAERDLSLARQNYAMARYDYIINSLVLKKTVGTLDDANIAGVNGWLRNVSE
- a CDS encoding efflux RND transporter permease subunit; protein product: MNNDAHGYAFKTGRVDLLNRWFERIGGGAYHYRWAVLLLCAVLLCCGAWAASLVRFDNSFKSYFDQNDPAYKAFLEFREVFGSDEISYILYQAPDAAHGIWNMEVMQKIRDLTRRLKQEVPFVKEVTSLANAEFVEGVEGDLLVHDVLEDFPETQAALLAIRQKILNKPIYINGLVSRDGTYGAILVEMEKASVDALEEIRFDPGKGDALENLYPQVTYDRIETILAMPEYEGIRFYHTGDVPLNAAYNRISQQESTRLAIISFAVIGGVLLFFFRSVRGVAGPLVVVLCAMLASVGFMAVFSWDMDLMFIMLPALLVAVGVADAVHVLSEFNIYYQKYGDRKAAVKKALFLVGVPCLFTSLTTMAGFASMSISPIKAIKHFAIYSAVGVGAAFLLSVTMLVVFLSFGRRRKEPGRQDRQNRVSHLAAAFLGGLARCNVRYKTTILAGFAVIFVLSLAGMTRLQVDSNFISEFSKRAPIRQVTEHVDSVMGGSTSFSYVFDSGTPDGVTDPAFLKRIEALQRAAEKKPVVMKAYSVVDMIKDINREFHNGDPSYYRIPDTQEEAAQLLLVYEMSGGEELDDYLSGDFQKARLELRCQAVATSQYKSMVDELGTFLVSSGAEKEDLPVLAGMGTLWLTLLDYITKSQIIGFLVAFSVIAGMMCVVLGSVRVGLLSMVPNLTPVVITLGLMGWAGIPLDYVKLLIASIAIGIAVDDTVHMVIRYRHEFARHRNYQEALLAAMLGVGRALLVTSVVLVAGFLVFTGSIMQTLSDFGILVACTIAVALLADFLLLPSLVLTLKPFGEENTV